In Clostridium swellfunianum, a genomic segment contains:
- a CDS encoding NifB/NifX family molybdenum-iron cluster-binding protein, with the protein MKIALPSRQNQIDNHFGHCEYYTIFTVDNNTKEIISSETLPSPSGCGCKSNIAQILSEMDVKLMLAGNMGEGAVKVLNNSGIDVLRGCSGDVKTVVLKWLEGSLVDSGDSCHEHECH; encoded by the coding sequence ATGAAAATTGCATTACCATCACGTCAAAATCAAATTGATAACCATTTTGGACACTGTGAATATTATACAATTTTTACAGTTGACAATAATACAAAAGAAATAATTTCTTCTGAAACTCTTCCATCACCATCAGGCTGTGGATGCAAATCAAATATTGCACAAATTCTTTCAGAAATGGATGTTAAATTAATGCTTGCAGGTAATATGGGAGAAGGTGCAGTTAAAGTGCTTAACAATTCAGGAATTGATGTGCTTCGTGGTTGTTCAGGTGATGTAAAAACTGTAGTACTTAAATGGCTTGAAGGCTCACTTGTGGACTCTGGTGATAGTTGCCATGAACATGAATGCCATTAG